The Rhodocytophaga rosea genome has a segment encoding these proteins:
- a CDS encoding tyrosine-type recombinase/integrase: MSTPNTDTHPTFIQQACLKVSEFSHLYNKLERDISLSGRSLSTLKNYSRHMAQIALYYNQLPTELDEDQVRDYLWMLQKKTHKPSKSSFKHAVYGLRLLYRFTGSDDRAIRLPSIPREHKLPVVLSKSEVKALLKAPRLLKHRVLLALIYSAGLRMQEVCRLEISDIDFDRMQIHIRQSKGRKDRYVPLSSLMKRGLLSYLSACKPHHYLFNGKEYGSPLSREGVQWMMRDSVSKAGIQKKGVCVHTLRHSYATHLLEDGLDIVSIKELLGHSFLETTLVYLHIAGLGRKAPFSPLDTLYTKEA; the protein is encoded by the coding sequence ATGTCAACACCAAACACTGACACCCACCCTACTTTTATTCAACAGGCTTGCCTGAAGGTAAGCGAATTTTCCCACCTTTACAACAAGCTCGAGCGGGATATCTCCCTGTCTGGCAGAAGTTTGAGTACGCTGAAAAACTACTCCCGCCACATGGCTCAGATTGCTCTCTACTATAATCAGTTGCCTACAGAACTAGATGAGGATCAGGTCAGAGACTACCTGTGGATGCTGCAGAAGAAAACTCACAAGCCTTCTAAAAGCTCCTTCAAACATGCCGTCTATGGCCTGCGTCTCTTATATAGATTCACCGGCAGCGATGACCGGGCTATCCGCCTGCCTTCCATACCAAGAGAACACAAACTGCCTGTAGTGCTCAGTAAAAGTGAAGTCAAGGCACTCTTGAAGGCTCCCCGTCTGTTAAAACACCGGGTGCTGCTGGCTTTAATCTACTCTGCCGGCCTTCGCATGCAGGAAGTATGCCGGCTTGAGATCTCAGATATTGACTTTGACCGAATGCAGATCCACATCCGGCAAAGTAAAGGAAGAAAAGACCGCTATGTGCCCCTGTCTTCCTTGATGAAAAGAGGCCTGCTCTCTTACCTGTCTGCTTGTAAACCCCATCACTATCTGTTCAATGGGAAAGAGTATGGTTCTCCACTCAGCCGGGAAGGCGTACAATGGATGATGCGTGATTCGGTAAGCAAAGCCGGCATTCAAAAGAAAGGGGTCTGTGTCCATACCCTGCGCCATAGCTATGCCACCCATCTGCTAGAAGATGGATTGGATATTGTCTCCATCAAAGAACTCTTGGGACACTCTTTCCTGGAAACCACCCTTGTGTATCTGCACATAGCAGGCCTTGGCAGAAAAGCCCCTTTCTCTCCCTTGGATACCCTCTATACTAAGGAGGCATGA
- a CDS encoding HAD domain-containing protein, giving the protein MKTASYPIIFLDIDGVLCTQNQWKADVIAEDGYSEFNAKCIENLNRLIEQTKAKVILTSSRRINKTVDEFGAILKRRGFHGQIVGKINEKTELDSSSRSEEIVGWLERNGVPDKYVILDDDTRLAQLGESYLPHWVRTIYHRGLDEEALQRALQILND; this is encoded by the coding sequence ATGAAAACAGCATCGTACCCTATCATTTTCCTAGATATAGATGGCGTACTATGCACGCAGAATCAATGGAAGGCTGATGTGATTGCAGAAGACGGCTACAGTGAATTCAATGCAAAGTGTATCGAAAACCTGAATCGGCTCATTGAGCAAACTAAGGCAAAAGTCATCCTTACTTCTAGCCGAAGGATTAATAAAACGGTCGACGAGTTTGGGGCAATTCTGAAGAGAAGAGGCTTCCACGGGCAGATAGTGGGCAAAATCAACGAAAAAACCGAATTAGATTCCTCTTCCAGAAGTGAGGAAATAGTAGGGTGGTTGGAAAGAAATGGAGTACCAGATAAGTACGTAATCCTAGATGATGATACTCGCTTAGCTCAATTAGGGGAGTCCTACTTGCCGCATTGGGTTCGAACTATTTATCATCGAGGATTGGACGAAGAAGCTTTACAAAGGGCTTTACAAATATTAAATGATTAA